A window of the Rhodoferax sp. GW822-FHT02A01 genome harbors these coding sequences:
- a CDS encoding acyl-CoA carboxylase subunit beta, whose translation MHDILEQLEAKRELARLGGGQKRIDAQHKKGKLTARERIEVLLDEGTFEEWDMFVEHRCVDFGMADNKIPGDGVVTGYGMINGRLVFVFSQDFTVFGGALSESHAEKICKVMDQAMKVGAPVIGLNDSGGARIQEGVASLGGYADVFQRNVMASGVIPQISMIMGPSAGGAVYSPAMTDFIFMVKDSSYMFVTGPEVVKTVTHEEVTAEELGGAVTHTTKSGVADLAFENDVEALLMLRRLYNYLPLSNREKPPVRKSGDPSDRQDKSLDTLVPDNPNKAYDMKELIVKTVDDGDFFEIQPEYAKNILIGFARMDGQTVGIVANQPLVLAGCLDIKSSIKAARFVRFCDAFNIPVITFVDVPGFMPGTTQEYGGIIKHGAKLLYAYAECTVPKITVITRKAYGGAYDVMSSKHLRGDVNFAWPNAEIAVMGAKGAVEIIFREDKGDPEKLAAKEAEYKARFANPFVAGARGFIDDVILPHETRKRICRSLVMLKDKKLENPWRKHGNIPL comes from the coding sequence ATGCACGATATCCTGGAACAACTCGAAGCCAAGCGCGAGCTCGCGCGCCTGGGCGGTGGCCAAAAGCGCATCGACGCACAGCACAAGAAGGGAAAGCTCACGGCGCGTGAGCGCATCGAAGTGCTGCTGGACGAAGGCACTTTTGAGGAATGGGACATGTTTGTGGAACACCGCTGTGTGGACTTCGGCATGGCCGACAACAAGATTCCCGGCGACGGCGTGGTGACCGGCTACGGCATGATCAATGGCCGCCTCGTGTTTGTGTTCAGCCAGGACTTCACCGTGTTTGGTGGTGCACTGAGCGAATCCCATGCGGAAAAGATTTGCAAGGTGATGGACCAGGCCATGAAGGTCGGCGCACCGGTGATCGGCCTCAACGACTCGGGTGGCGCACGTATCCAGGAAGGCGTGGCGTCTCTGGGCGGCTACGCCGATGTGTTCCAGCGCAATGTGATGGCCAGCGGCGTCATTCCGCAAATCAGCATGATCATGGGTCCGTCCGCAGGTGGCGCGGTGTATTCGCCCGCCATGACTGACTTCATCTTCATGGTCAAGGACAGCTCCTACATGTTCGTGACCGGCCCCGAAGTGGTGAAGACCGTGACGCACGAAGAGGTGACGGCCGAGGAACTGGGCGGCGCCGTGACCCACACCACCAAGAGCGGTGTGGCCGATCTGGCGTTTGAGAATGATGTGGAAGCGCTGCTGATGCTGCGCCGCCTCTACAACTACCTGCCCTTGTCCAACCGCGAGAAGCCGCCCGTGCGCAAGAGCGGTGACCCCAGCGACCGCCAGGACAAGAGCTTGGACACCCTGGTGCCGGACAATCCCAACAAGGCCTATGACATGAAGGAACTCATCGTCAAGACCGTGGACGATGGCGACTTCTTCGAGATCCAGCCCGAGTACGCCAAGAATATCCTGATCGGCTTTGCCCGCATGGATGGCCAGACTGTGGGCATCGTCGCCAACCAGCCGCTGGTGCTGGCGGGTTGCCTTGACATCAAGAGCTCTATCAAGGCCGCACGCTTTGTGCGCTTCTGCGATGCGTTCAACATTCCCGTGATTACCTTCGTGGACGTGCCCGGCTTCATGCCCGGCACCACGCAGGAGTACGGCGGCATCATCAAGCACGGCGCCAAGCTGCTTTACGCCTATGCCGAATGCACGGTGCCCAAGATCACTGTCATCACCCGCAAGGCCTACGGCGGCGCCTACGACGTGATGAGCTCCAAGCATTTGCGCGGTGACGTGAACTTTGCTTGGCCCAACGCCGAAATCGCGGTGATGGGTGCCAAGGGCGCAGTGGAAATCATCTTCCGTGAAGACAAGGGCGACCCCGAGAAGCTCGCTGCCAAGGAAGCCGAATACAAGGCCCGCTTTGCCAACCCGTTTGTGGCGGGCGCGCGCGGCTTCATCGACGACGTGATCCTGCCGCACGAGACGCGCAAACGCATCTGCCGCTCGCTGGTGATGCTCAAGGACAAGAAACTGGAAAACCCGTGGCGCAAGCACGGCAATATTCCATTGTGA